DNA from Branchiostoma lanceolatum isolate klBraLanc5 chromosome 9, klBraLanc5.hap2, whole genome shotgun sequence:
TTCTTCTTCAGAGGTTTAATCTGTGAGGCCACATCCGGATTTGTACCGGAGAACTCCAACAAAAGAGACACCTGTTTGGGGAATATGCAAAAAAAGACGTGCATTAGAGGCAAGCATCAGACCAGCTTAAATTGGATGTTCTTTACTGAGTATCCGTATAGCATTAAAGCTTAAACTGCTCTGAAGTTtcaatgcagggctcgaaattcagttttgggaataggtgcactagtgcacccaacctaaaaaattgggtgcaccaaaaaatttttgggtgcaccacataaaatagaatgtaactattgtaagcaaaacctaatgaaaaaccttactgttcctcttcatgcgcgtttggcacgcgatctcggcacacagttttgaagctttccaAATTCGAAAtgaactcaaattctaacatcaagtactacaacaaaatttttttaattttcttacacttagatgtcaagaatatgctgtctactagtgtgcagtgatacctttacacataaaaccgtacgaaaatatttgggtgcaccagtgcacccaaagtaaaaaattaggtgcacagctccaaaattgggtgcactgggtgcacatgcacccagtatttcgagctcTGCAATGAGATTATCCTGAGGGTCCTGTAGCTACCTGTGAGTCCTCATATGATGGCTCCTGATTGGTGGACTTTTGGGCGAGGGGTTTTCTGATTGGCTTAGGAGGGGGAGGTGGCGGTGTAGGAGGCCGGAGTGGGTATTCTATCCCTCTCGCCTCGTAGAAAGTCTTCTCTCTCTTCTTCTCATCCTCCTCAAGGTCTGGCAGAAGCTGCAAGAAGTTGAATAAGGAGGGTTTAAATGTCATCTTGGTAATCTGAAAGGTATCTTATCACAAATTAAAGTTAAGCAAAATAACAGTCCATATTCGTacaaaagatgggaggatgatatcagataATGGACCGGCATGACATTAATTGAAACATTAAGAAGAACGGAAAAACaggaagggtggagaaaactagTACCAGATTTTCTGTGGTTCCCCATCCGTGTAATAATCAAACATGCGCCTTGTGAACTACTGTACACATGATGTTGTAGGCTATATTTTGGttgtaaacatttttttaaatcctaaTCACATGAATCTCTCTGTATATTCCTTTCTAGTGACCTGTACCTTGTATATGATGTCCTGTAGAGTCCTGTCTGGTCGGATGTTGTACAGGGGGTTTGTTTCATGGATAATGACATTACAAGTAGGACACCTgtggacaaacaaaacaagtcatTCATTTATCAATTCTGCAAAATAGAATACAGTATTTACTGTAttgaaaactgtaaatattGAGGTCTTTGTGATGGTTTATTTTCATAGATTTCTGGTGCCCTCTCCTCCAAAAATTCATGACACGACAATGCGTtgccaatgtattactacagaaCTGTTCCGACCACGAATttgaaacactgcaaaaacctccctTTCCCTCTtaccacaaaacaaaacaaaaccacaacAAAAGCAAATGTCAGCCTAGGTTTAGATTTGACATGTTCTTTGATATACTATACTGCAGTAACCATTTAGAAAGCAGGGCAAAGAAAGTACTACTACTAGATGGTCTTACCTGTTGCTGAAGTCCAGGTGTTTGAGGAGACAGCTGTGACAGAAGGGATGCAGGCACTCAGTGATGGTGGTGGCATCAATTAGATAACCTAGATAGGTATGAAAATCACAGTATGTTTCATATTGAATTGTAGCTTAACATGATATCTTTTATGATATACCTATGTGCAGACAGCTGTGACATAAGGTACACAGGCACTGGACGATGGTTGTGTCACTTTAAAATCAataatgcattaaaaaaaaacacagactatttatctccaagcagatgtatgtgtGGGTTGCGTTTACATACCACAAACACAAAGCAACATTATCTTACTTCAGTCAGAGATTGATATTGAACTTGTGATAATGTAAAAGATTAGTACCATGGCAACTTACAAAAGgaagaaataaaatcaaagcGGGAATGAATGACATTTTGCTACATGTTCGTTGGTTTACATGATACATTACATAATTTCTTCCACCTTTATCCgcctttgttttttttccgacCATTGACTCCAGAACCGCGGGAAACTATGATCACACCCTATAAATCTCTGAGCAGATGTCGGGTTGAAGATCGTACCGTTTACTGACAACCGTCCAGAGAAGCTCCATAGTCAGAAAACGTTAtaatctttcaccccaacatctgcttgaagattataaCACACGCCCAGATGCCATTGTGAAAACATGATTAGTCAACATCAAAACGAAACGACCTGAAACACGTTAATAATTTGCGCTCACAATACGGCTACTACCGAGAGTTAATGACAGTGATATAGAGCGTACAGAAGTAAATAAATGTGAGACTATCGTCCGAAAAAGAACACAATACCAACCTCCACACAGACGACACACGATGTACGGATTCAGGTCAATCAGCCGCACTTTCTTCGCCTGCAAGTCTTCCGCCATAAATTTCAAAATGGATTCACAATCCTCCATCTTTTACGATCTATGTTTGTGCCGGAAGCATTTGAGATCAAAGAGTCTTCGTGTGAGTGCGGGAAAATCGGATAATTTGGTCCAAAATTGAAGATATTTCCGTGGAATAGAATCCGAACACACCCACCGGTCACGTTGCCGCCATCGCGTCCAcgaggggtcaaaggtcaaccttTTCACTTTCTGATCCAAATAGTATCACTGTATCCTAGCTGATATACAAACACACCAGCGGGAAGAGAAGGGCGGCAATGGAACGCAAATACTACTGAAATAGTGTCAAATAGTGTGAGAACTATTATCTTATACATTTTCAAGTCTAACATCAAGTCCATCACACCctacatacataacgttacagcttATCACGTTTTTCAGCGAGACTTGTACTCTTGTGACGTCATACTTGCCTCACATCCATTGTAACGatgttcttttcaaacattCATTTCATTTGCCTCTCAAACCCAATATTGTGGCTAGAAGCTAAAGGTTTCAGAAGTACTCATGATTAAGGGTGCCACGGCACATTGGAGATACTTTGTGCTCATCCTGGCATATCTTTTGTTAGATACAACacacaaaatgacaattttgcaCGTCATTTGTAGGCGATACCAAGGCTTGTACAAACGAAAACGATCGGTATTTCTACTATGGTTATTCGTTGCGATTTCGTGACGGTTCAACTTGATGTAAGCTCTTGGTCCTAAGGAATACCTTTTACCCAATAAACTTTGCTTGAACATCTCTTCATCAAAGCCACATGTCTACCGTGTATTGGAACAGAATCAAGTGACCTAGCACACCTAATGGTGCTAATCCATAGCCAAGGACTTCAAAACAATGTCGTCAGTGGTCCAGCGAACGTTTCAGCGGATCGCGCGTGGCATTCCAGAATACGGTACCATCGTTTTATCGAACAACCGTCTCCATGGCGACAAGTCCATTGTTTAGACGTAGCGTGTTGCCCCCAAAATAATCTGCGCCATCAGTCAGTAAAAGA
Protein-coding regions in this window:
- the LOC136441371 gene encoding polycomb group RING finger protein 6-like — its product is MEDCESILKFMAEDLQAKKVRLIDLNPYIVCRLCGGYLIDATTITECLHPFCHSCLLKHLDFSNRCPTCNVIIHETNPLYNIRPDRTLQDIIYKLLPDLEEDEKKREKTFYEARGIEYPLRPPTPPPPPPKPIRKPLAQKSTNQEPSYEDSQVSLLLEFSGTNPDVASQIKPLKKKYVRVSNQATVGHVQKFLLKKLELDSDTFQVDVLCNDEVIDRGLTLQTVEEILAQKVDGLIVLHYRVGKYSPVSGDHTRDF